In a single window of the Niabella ginsenosidivorans genome:
- a CDS encoding bifunctional riboflavin kinase/FAD synthetase has protein sequence MQIHRNIEALPQFKNAVVTIGTFDGVHEGHRKVIQQLTDEAQKINGESVIITFHPHPRKVVHSSILGLRLITTLDERIELLRNLGVNHLVIIPFTEVFANQLPEDYLRNFLIARFHPHTIIIGYDHRFGRDRLGDYKLLEALQEKYRYQLQEIPKHVLDNISISSTKVREAILRGDMATANHLLGYVFFFEGEVIHGDKLGRELGYPTANLKVQDEEKIVPGNGVYAVYVKIPGQDGWLKGMMSIGLRPTVNGKKRTVEVNIFDFDKMIYGQTIRVYVKQFLREEVKFDSLEAMVKQIGQDKINSLAVL, from the coding sequence ATGCAGATTCACAGGAATATTGAGGCGTTACCCCAATTTAAGAACGCCGTGGTAACCATCGGCACTTTCGACGGCGTTCATGAAGGGCACCGCAAAGTAATACAACAGCTTACAGACGAGGCCCAAAAAATAAACGGAGAGTCTGTGATCATCACGTTTCACCCGCATCCGCGTAAAGTAGTGCATTCTTCCATATTAGGCCTCCGCCTAATTACAACGTTGGATGAACGTATTGAACTGCTGCGGAACCTGGGAGTAAATCACCTGGTAATCATCCCCTTTACAGAGGTTTTTGCCAATCAGTTGCCCGAAGATTACCTGCGCAATTTCCTTATTGCCCGGTTTCACCCGCATACCATTATTATAGGGTATGATCACCGTTTCGGGCGTGACCGCCTGGGTGATTATAAGCTGCTGGAAGCCTTGCAGGAGAAATACCGTTACCAGTTACAGGAAATACCCAAACATGTGCTGGATAATATTTCTATCAGTTCCACAAAAGTACGGGAGGCCATTTTAAGAGGCGATATGGCTACTGCGAACCATTTGCTGGGGTATGTCTTCTTTTTTGAAGGTGAAGTGATCCACGGAGATAAGCTGGGCCGGGAACTGGGCTATCCTACCGCCAACCTGAAAGTGCAGGATGAAGAAAAGATCGTGCCCGGCAATGGGGTCTATGCCGTATATGTGAAGATACCGGGGCAAGACGGATGGTTAAAAGGGATGATGAGCATTGGCCTGCGCCCTACTGTGAACGGTAAAAAACGGACGGTTGAGGTAAATATTTTTGATTTTGATAAAATGATCTATGGCCAGACGATCCGGGTTTATGTAAAGCAGTTCCTTAGAGAAGAGGTAAAATTTGATTCGCTGGAAGCGATGGTAAAACAGATCGGCCAGGATAAGATAAACAGCCTGGCGGTTTTGTAA